The Natronoarchaeum philippinense genome includes the window TGCTACCCGTGCTCGTTGGGATTCCTGCCCTACTCGATCTGTTCAGTACCGATCCGATCGTCCGGTTCGCGTCGTTCGGGTCGTTTCTGGGACTGGAGCCGAGCCTAGCAGTCGGCGCCGCCATGTTCATTATTGGCGGCACGCTGTTTCTGCCGATCCAATTTCTCGTCGTCGGTGCGTACCTCCCGCCAGAAGAGCCCCGCTACGCCCGAGGCGTGACCTACGCCCTCATCTACTGGATCGCCTTCGTCATGGTGTTCCTGCCCGCGGCGGACGCGCTGGCAGTCGGCGTCTTTCTCGTCGTCTCGCTGCTCTATCACGTAGCCTACGGCTTCGCGCTGGGGTACCTGATCGACAG containing:
- a CDS encoding DUF6789 family protein, with translation MTPEQTDAGTYAADDRSASAREPITVRLIGTAMLAGFVSMVSMLPVLVGIPALLDLFSTDPIVRFASFGSFLGLEPSLAVGAAMFIIGGTLFLPIQFLVVGAYLPPEEPRYARGVTYALIYWIAFVMVFLPAADALAVGVFLVVSLLYHVAYGFALGYLIDRWAEIPQHAV